A section of the Coprothermobacter sp. genome encodes:
- a CDS encoding DUF1871 domain-containing protein → MSVKEIIDGWDPIDLLSYAPEDEYHSEIEEVEELLRVTRDCEAIADGIFAIFLTAFGEDVFTKTKQDCIEIAYRILSD, encoded by the coding sequence ATGTCCGTAAAAGAGATAATTGATGGGTGGGATCCTATTGATTTACTATCATATGCACCGGAAGATGAGTATCACTCAGAAATTGAGGAAGTTGAAGAACTATTGCGGGTAACGAGAGACTGTGAGGCAATTGCTGATGGCATTTTCGCTATTTTCTTGACTGCTTTCGGAGAAGATGTTTTTACGAAGACGAAGCAGGACTGTATAGAGATAGCTTATAGAATACTCTCAGATTAG